The Oleidesulfovibrio alaskensis DSM 16109 genome has a segment encoding these proteins:
- a CDS encoding ATP-binding protein: MKGKTTIEDLVGIEHSKLNFFQELQQSIEELKESNKELEEQRRETAAILDGITDVMMVLSEDLRIISVNHVFMQLFPDSDPHGQYCYKYFRHSHTPCRECPAFRSLSTDTVCRETAIFRINGRNMQFEMVASPLKSPYLPEHRVLIFKRDVTLEKEYQAKFYQAEKMATMGVLAAGVAHEINNPLTAVTGFAEGIRRRLPKLRGLVDDQLFTDFQEYTDTILKECLRCQDIVQTLLTFSRPSSAEFSQLSLNSVVSETVWLLHNHFKKHHNIKVNLNLDETVPHIFGDEAQLKQVVLNLLTNALDSMSETGNKDRCYFSGVLAVETAPFGESGAKLIVSDTGCGIPPDNIDKLFEPFFTTKNVGKGIGIGLSTCYSIVRKHGGEITVTSTEGKGSQFTVTLPGNRGEQRV; this comes from the coding sequence ATGAAAGGCAAAACAACCATAGAAGACCTTGTCGGCATTGAACACAGCAAGCTGAATTTTTTTCAGGAACTCCAGCAGAGCATTGAGGAACTGAAAGAAAGCAACAAGGAGCTGGAGGAACAGCGCCGCGAAACAGCCGCCATCCTTGACGGCATTACCGATGTGATGATGGTGCTTTCCGAAGACCTGCGCATCATCTCGGTAAACCATGTGTTCATGCAGCTGTTCCCCGACAGCGACCCCCACGGACAGTACTGCTACAAATACTTCAGGCATTCCCACACCCCCTGCCGCGAATGTCCCGCGTTCCGCTCGCTCAGCACGGACACGGTATGCCGCGAGACTGCCATTTTCCGCATCAACGGACGCAACATGCAGTTCGAGATGGTGGCATCGCCGCTTAAAAGCCCGTACCTGCCCGAACACCGCGTGCTCATTTTCAAACGCGATGTGACACTGGAAAAAGAATATCAGGCGAAATTCTATCAGGCCGAAAAAATGGCCACCATGGGTGTGCTGGCAGCCGGTGTCGCACACGAGATAAACAACCCCCTTACGGCGGTGACAGGCTTTGCCGAAGGCATCCGGCGTCGTCTGCCCAAGCTGCGCGGACTGGTGGATGACCAGCTGTTCACCGACTTTCAGGAATACACCGACACCATTCTCAAAGAATGTCTGCGCTGTCAGGACATCGTACAGACACTTCTGACCTTCAGCCGTCCCTCCTCGGCGGAGTTTTCGCAGCTCAGTCTCAACTCCGTGGTTTCGGAAACGGTCTGGCTGCTGCACAACCACTTCAAAAAGCATCACAACATCAAGGTCAATCTGAACCTTGACGAAACCGTACCTCATATTTTCGGCGACGAAGCCCAGCTGAAACAGGTGGTGCTCAACCTGCTGACCAATGCGCTCGACTCCATGAGCGAAACCGGAAACAAAGACCGCTGCTACTTTTCCGGCGTGCTGGCCGTGGAAACAGCCCCCTTCGGCGAAAGCGGCGCAAAACTCATTGTCAGCGACACGGGCTGCGGTATTCCGCCGGACAACATAGACAAACTTTTCGAACCCTTCTTCACCACCAAAAACGTGGGCAAGGGCATCGGCATCGGTCTTTCCACCTGTTATTCCATAGTCCGCAAGCACGGCGGCGAAATAACCGTCACAAGCACGGAAGGCAAAGGATCGCAATTCACCGTAACGCTACCCGGCAACCGCGGAGAACAACGTGTCTGA
- a CDS encoding FAD/NAD(P)-binding protein, translated as MNSPQDNLYLPYMATIQEVVTETPAIKTFRVRLNDPAAMDNFQFEPGQVGQLSVFGAGESTFVINSPPTRKEYLQFSVMKVGELTGKLHSLRAGDQIGVRAPLGNAFPYRQMQGKDIVFIGGGIGMAPLRTLLLYMLDNRGDYGKITLLYGARSPADMAFSYELPQWLERDDMHTVLTVDNPADEWPHRVGLIPNILKEMNPSPQNAVAVTCGPPIMIKFTIQALHELGFADEQIITTLEKRMKCGVGICGRCNIGTEYVCQDGPVFSYAQLKKLPNEL; from the coding sequence ATGAATAGCCCGCAGGATAATCTGTATCTGCCCTACATGGCGACCATACAGGAAGTCGTCACCGAAACACCCGCCATCAAAACGTTCCGCGTCAGGCTGAACGACCCCGCAGCCATGGACAACTTCCAGTTTGAACCGGGGCAGGTGGGACAGCTTTCCGTCTTCGGCGCGGGAGAATCAACCTTTGTCATCAATTCGCCGCCCACCCGCAAAGAATACCTGCAGTTCAGCGTGATGAAGGTGGGCGAACTGACAGGCAAACTGCACTCATTGCGTGCCGGCGACCAGATAGGTGTGCGCGCCCCGCTGGGCAACGCCTTTCCGTACAGGCAGATGCAGGGCAAAGACATCGTTTTCATAGGTGGCGGCATCGGCATGGCACCGCTGCGCACACTGCTGCTCTACATGCTGGACAACCGCGGAGACTACGGCAAAATAACACTGCTGTACGGCGCACGCAGCCCTGCGGACATGGCGTTCAGCTATGAGCTGCCGCAATGGCTGGAACGCGACGACATGCACACGGTGCTCACGGTGGACAACCCCGCCGACGAATGGCCCCACAGAGTGGGCCTCATACCCAACATTCTGAAAGAAATGAATCCTTCGCCGCAGAATGCCGTGGCAGTCACCTGCGGACCGCCCATCATGATCAAGTTCACCATACAGGCGCTGCATGAACTCGGCTTTGCCGACGAGCAGATCATCACCACGCTGGAAAAACGCATGAAGTGCGGCGTGGGCATATGCGGCCGATGCAACATCGGCACAGAATACGTCTGTCAGGACGGGCCTGTTTTCAGCTATGCCCAGCTGAAAAAACTGCCCAACGAGCTGTAA
- a CDS encoding iron-containing alcohol dehydrogenase has protein sequence MSVTKFAIPEVIFGNSSLRYLAQCALRLGARRIFLVSDPGLEKAGWVQHVIDILSEDRLECVYYNDVDSNPRDWQVHEGARLYTEERADLIIGLGGGSPIDAAKGIATIASNGGRIHDYEGANRIMRPLPPMIFIPTTAGSGSDISQYCIITDVERQLKMSIISRSLVPNVSIIDPSLLLTKTVELILASAIDALAHAVESYVSRLASPFTETQALYAIRLIMENLETAARTRNPSALEKLSIASTAAGMSFSNAGLGIGHALAHSLGGRYDVLHGLVHPVLLPHVMRYNLPVCREKMDNIAAVVLQSCDTAGAGRALEGIEQLEHMFRSLQVTTRLRDILPDDSQLEQICKMAVPDECALTNPREATWADLMGICKEAW, from the coding sequence ATGTCGGTAACGAAGTTCGCTATTCCGGAAGTCATCTTCGGCAACTCCAGCCTGCGGTATCTTGCACAGTGTGCGCTGCGGCTCGGAGCAAGACGGATATTTCTGGTAAGTGATCCCGGGCTGGAAAAGGCGGGCTGGGTGCAGCACGTCATTGACATTCTTTCCGAAGACCGGCTGGAATGCGTCTATTACAACGATGTGGATTCCAACCCCCGAGACTGGCAGGTGCACGAGGGCGCCCGTCTGTACACTGAAGAACGCGCCGATCTCATCATCGGTCTCGGCGGCGGCAGCCCCATTGACGCCGCCAAGGGCATTGCCACCATTGCCAGCAACGGCGGGCGGATTCATGATTACGAGGGCGCCAACCGCATCATGCGTCCCCTGCCGCCCATGATTTTCATCCCCACCACGGCGGGCAGCGGCTCTGACATTTCACAGTACTGTATTATCACCGACGTGGAGCGGCAGCTCAAAATGTCCATCATCAGCCGTTCGCTGGTGCCCAACGTCTCCATCATAGACCCTTCTCTTCTGCTCACAAAAACCGTGGAACTGATTCTCGCTTCGGCCATAGACGCGCTGGCCCACGCGGTTGAATCCTATGTATCGCGGCTGGCTTCTCCGTTTACGGAGACGCAGGCGCTGTATGCCATCCGGCTGATCATGGAAAATCTGGAAACGGCAGCCCGCACGCGCAACCCCTCGGCACTGGAAAAGCTGAGCATCGCCAGTACCGCGGCGGGCATGTCTTTCAGCAATGCCGGGCTGGGCATAGGGCACGCGCTGGCGCACTCGCTGGGCGGACGCTACGACGTGCTGCACGGGCTGGTGCATCCGGTACTGCTGCCGCACGTCATGCGGTACAACCTGCCTGTGTGCCGCGAAAAAATGGACAACATCGCCGCCGTGGTGCTGCAAAGCTGCGACACCGCCGGAGCCGGCCGCGCACTGGAGGGCATAGAACAGCTGGAACACATGTTCCGTTCGCTGCAGGTCACCACCAGACTGCGTGATATTCTGCCCGACGACAGTCAGCTGGAGCAGATATGCAAAATGGCGGTGCCGGACGAATGCGCACTTACCAACCCGCGCGAAGCCACCTGGGCTGACCTGATGGGGATATGCAAAGAGGCCTGGTAA
- a CDS encoding molybdopterin-dependent aldehyde oxidoreductase produces the protein MIKRSLMINGAPRMAIAKPDTTLATYLRESLGLTSVKIGCGTGQCGSCSVIVDGKVVRSCSYKMSRLADGAVITTLEGIGTPDHLHPLQVAWLAHGAAQCGFCSPGFIVSAKALLDQNTSPTREDVRDWFQKHRNACRCTGYKPLVDAVMDAAAVLRGDMKVNELLFKIPEDGRIWGTKYPRPSGIAKVTGTLDYGADLGIKMPEGTLRCALVQAEVSHARILGIDTSEAETMPGVAKVVTHKDIKGKNRITGLITFPTNKGDGWDRPILCDDKVYQYGDAIAIVCADTEEHAKAAAAKVKVDLEVLPAYMSAPEAMAEDAMEIHPGTPNVYFEQKIAKGEETASYFEKADVVAEGDFYVGRQPHMPIEPDVGFAFFNEDGKLCIHSKSIGLHLHLYMIAPGLGIEPENVIMVQNPAGGTFGYKFSPTMEALVGAACMATGKPVYLNYTWYQQQTYTGKRSPFFMNVRFAADKQGKLLAMESDWSVDHGPYSEFGDLLTLRGAQFIGAGYDIPNIRGEGRTVCTNHAWGSAFRGYGSPQSEFASEVLMDMLAEKLGMDPLELRYKNAYRPGATTPTGQNPEVFSLPDMLDTARPKYKAALEKAAKNSTAEVKRGVGISLGVYGCGLDGPDTAEVDAELHPDGTVSIYTTWHDHGQGADIGALTTAHEALRPLGIAPENIKLVLNDTEFCPNGGPAGGSRSQVVVGRGIKAACELLLGGMRKSDGTYRTYQEMVDEKIATKYNGKWTAPCTDCDTNGQGNPFAVYMYGIFMAEVAVEVATGKTTVEKMTMIADVGKIVNKLAVDGQMYGGVAQAIGLALTEDFEDIKKHSTMKGAGFPYIKQVPDEIELIYHESDRPEGPFGAAGVGELPLTCPHAAVINAIYNACGVRITRLPALPEKVLAGLQAKA, from the coding sequence ATGATCAAACGTTCGCTCATGATCAACGGAGCGCCCCGGATGGCCATTGCCAAGCCGGACACAACGCTTGCAACGTACCTGCGCGAAAGCCTGGGGCTTACCAGTGTCAAGATCGGTTGCGGAACCGGTCAGTGCGGCAGCTGCAGCGTCATTGTCGACGGCAAGGTTGTCCGCTCGTGCAGCTACAAGATGAGCCGCCTTGCCGACGGCGCGGTCATCACCACGCTGGAAGGCATAGGCACTCCCGACCACCTGCACCCCCTGCAGGTGGCATGGCTGGCCCACGGCGCCGCACAGTGCGGTTTCTGCTCGCCGGGATTCATCGTTTCCGCCAAGGCTCTGCTTGATCAGAACACCTCGCCCACCCGCGAGGATGTACGCGACTGGTTCCAGAAACATCGCAACGCCTGCCGCTGCACCGGATACAAGCCGCTGGTGGACGCCGTGATGGATGCCGCAGCTGTGCTGCGCGGCGACATGAAAGTCAACGAGCTGCTGTTCAAAATTCCCGAAGACGGACGCATCTGGGGCACCAAATACCCCCGTCCTTCCGGCATTGCCAAGGTTACCGGCACGCTGGACTACGGCGCCGATCTGGGCATAAAAATGCCCGAAGGCACCCTGCGCTGCGCTCTGGTGCAGGCCGAAGTCTCGCACGCACGCATTCTCGGCATCGACACCTCCGAAGCGGAAACCATGCCCGGCGTCGCCAAGGTTGTGACCCACAAAGACATCAAGGGCAAAAACCGCATCACCGGTCTCATCACCTTTCCCACCAACAAAGGTGACGGCTGGGATCGCCCCATCCTCTGCGATGACAAGGTATACCAGTACGGCGACGCGATAGCCATCGTATGCGCCGACACCGAAGAACACGCCAAAGCTGCTGCCGCCAAGGTCAAGGTGGATCTGGAAGTCCTGCCCGCTTACATGAGCGCTCCGGAAGCCATGGCCGAAGACGCCATGGAAATTCATCCCGGCACCCCCAACGTGTACTTTGAACAGAAAATCGCCAAGGGCGAGGAAACAGCATCCTACTTTGAAAAAGCCGATGTGGTGGCCGAAGGCGACTTCTATGTGGGCCGTCAGCCCCATATGCCCATCGAGCCCGACGTGGGTTTTGCCTTCTTCAACGAAGACGGCAAGCTGTGCATCCATTCCAAGTCCATCGGCCTGCACCTGCACCTGTACATGATCGCTCCCGGTCTGGGCATTGAACCCGAAAACGTCATCATGGTGCAGAACCCCGCAGGCGGCACCTTCGGCTACAAGTTCAGCCCCACCATGGAAGCGCTGGTCGGCGCGGCATGCATGGCCACCGGCAAGCCCGTATACCTTAACTACACATGGTACCAGCAACAGACCTACACCGGCAAACGCTCGCCTTTCTTCATGAATGTGCGTTTTGCTGCCGACAAGCAGGGCAAGCTGCTTGCCATGGAAAGCGACTGGTCGGTGGACCACGGTCCCTATTCCGAATTCGGCGACCTGCTGACCCTGCGCGGCGCACAGTTCATCGGTGCCGGCTACGACATTCCCAACATCCGCGGCGAAGGCCGCACCGTCTGCACCAACCACGCATGGGGTTCGGCATTCCGCGGCTACGGTTCGCCCCAGAGTGAGTTCGCCTCTGAAGTGCTTATGGACATGCTGGCCGAAAAACTGGGCATGGATCCGCTGGAACTGCGCTACAAAAACGCATACCGCCCCGGAGCCACCACGCCCACCGGCCAGAATCCCGAAGTATTCAGCCTGCCCGACATGCTTGACACCGCGCGGCCCAAGTACAAGGCCGCACTGGAAAAAGCAGCCAAAAACAGCACCGCCGAAGTAAAACGCGGTGTGGGTATATCGCTGGGCGTTTACGGCTGCGGTCTTGACGGCCCCGACACCGCCGAAGTCGATGCAGAACTGCATCCCGACGGCACCGTCAGCATCTACACCACATGGCACGACCACGGACAGGGTGCCGACATCGGCGCGCTGACCACCGCCCACGAGGCGCTGCGCCCGCTGGGCATCGCTCCTGAAAACATCAAGCTGGTGCTCAACGATACCGAATTCTGCCCCAACGGCGGCCCCGCAGGCGGCAGCCGCTCGCAGGTTGTGGTGGGACGCGGCATAAAAGCGGCATGTGAGCTGCTGCTCGGCGGCATGCGCAAGAGCGACGGCACCTACCGCACCTATCAGGAAATGGTCGATGAAAAGATAGCCACCAAGTACAACGGTAAATGGACAGCCCCCTGCACCGACTGCGACACCAACGGTCAGGGCAACCCCTTTGCCGTGTACATGTACGGCATCTTCATGGCCGAAGTGGCCGTGGAAGTGGCCACCGGCAAGACCACCGTGGAAAAAATGACCATGATCGCCGACGTGGGCAAAATCGTGAACAAGCTGGCCGTGGACGGACAGATGTACGGCGGTGTTGCTCAGGCCATCGGTCTGGCCCTCACTGAAGACTTCGAAGACATCAAAAAGCACTCCACCATGAAGGGTGCGGGCTTCCCCTACATCAAGCAGGTGCCCGATGAAATCGAACTGATCTACCACGAATCGGACCGGCCTGAAGGGCCCTTCGGCGCAGCGGGTGTGGGCGAACTGCCGCTCACCTGCCCCCATGCAGCCGTGATCAACGCCATATACAACGCATGCGGCGTACGCATCACCCGACTGCCGGCCCTGCCGGAAAAGGTGCTTGCAGGCCTGCAGGCCAAGGCATAG
- a CDS encoding molybdopterin-binding protein, with amino-acid sequence MMKSIPVQEAVGTVLCHDLTRIVPGEFKGRAFKKGHVITAEDIPHLLNIGKEHLYVLSLGDTHIHEDEAARRIAEAAAGPGISLSECSEGRINFIAEPGLLQINTQALAAINSVPDVVLATMHTNQHIPMARPVAGTRIVPLVIERERIEQVEAICAAHYPVVQVAPLRQFRVGAVTTGNEILHGRIKDKFGPVMRKKFAALGSSVMGQTFVGDDPQATRAAILSFVAEGADMVVVTGGMSVDPDDQTPASIRSTGADVVTYGSPTFPGVMFMLAYLGDVPVLGLPGCVMYYRASIFDLVVPRLLAGQPVTRQDIASLAHGGFCAGCEPCRYPVCPFGKSA; translated from the coding sequence ATGATGAAATCCATCCCTGTTCAGGAAGCTGTCGGCACCGTGCTCTGCCACGACCTGACCCGTATCGTTCCCGGAGAATTCAAAGGCCGCGCATTCAAAAAAGGCCATGTCATCACCGCAGAAGACATTCCCCACCTGCTGAACATCGGCAAGGAACATCTTTATGTTCTTTCGCTGGGCGACACGCACATACATGAGGATGAAGCCGCGCGGCGCATAGCCGAAGCGGCTGCCGGACCGGGCATATCTCTTTCGGAATGCAGCGAGGGCCGCATCAACTTCATCGCCGAACCGGGGCTGCTGCAGATCAACACGCAGGCGCTGGCCGCCATAAACAGCGTGCCCGACGTGGTGCTGGCCACCATGCACACCAACCAGCACATTCCCATGGCCCGGCCTGTGGCGGGTACACGCATTGTGCCGCTGGTCATAGAACGCGAACGCATAGAACAGGTGGAAGCCATCTGCGCCGCCCACTATCCGGTGGTGCAGGTCGCCCCGCTGCGTCAGTTCAGGGTGGGGGCCGTGACCACCGGCAATGAAATTCTCCACGGCCGCATCAAAGACAAATTCGGACCGGTCATGCGCAAAAAATTCGCTGCGCTCGGTTCATCCGTCATGGGACAGACCTTTGTGGGCGACGACCCGCAGGCCACCCGTGCCGCCATACTTTCGTTTGTCGCAGAAGGCGCGGACATGGTGGTGGTGACCGGCGGCATGAGTGTGGACCCCGACGACCAGACACCTGCCAGCATACGTTCCACCGGAGCCGACGTGGTGACCTACGGCTCACCCACGTTTCCGGGGGTGATGTTCATGCTGGCGTATCTGGGCGATGTGCCCGTTCTGGGGCTGCCCGGCTGCGTCATGTACTACCGCGCGAGCATTTTTGATCTGGTGGTGCCCCGTCTGCTGGCAGGGCAGCCGGTAACCAGGCAGGACATTGCCTCGCTGGCTCACGGCGGTTTCTGCGCAGGATGCGAACCGTGCAGATATCCGGTCTGCCCCTTCGGCAAGTCGGCATAA
- a CDS encoding pyridine nucleotide-disulfide oxidoreductase/dicluster-binding protein, protein MEQAELRRWEARCTQEEPPRCRAACPLHVDVKEFCTRMAEEKYDQAWATLCRTMPLPRVLARICDGPCRSACIRGQAGGSIELPALEHVCAQRATRQPRILPAPSRGKKAAVLGCDLAGLAAAWDMTRKGIAVTIYTDTPPADALDGLHIPPAAADSIDSMLQQELDTMRRLGAEIQEHTEITSGLAAGCLEECGAVFITPRAYDRLMAGLPEPDPLTLGTATHGVFAAPPLPCSVTEGASPVAAAAQGRRAATSVARLHEGASLVAGREREGVFESTLFTSLEKVQPAPPVPVPAGGYDATQARNEAARCLRCECMECVRHCVFLQEYGSYPKQYARRIYNNESIVMGTRQANTMINSCMQCGLCATLCPNGFDMGALCAEARQSMVRRGKMPPSAHDFALRDMEFANGEHCTLARHAPDTQASGWVFFPGCQLAASDPDSIPRTWEWLRRHLPPSCGTAQNQGVGLMLRCCGAPAQWSGRNELTAGTVAALKQDWENLGSPVIIAACPSCAVMLRSHLPQADVTGLWEIMDSLTDSRPDILQPATADGHPAVVLHDPCGTREDAPMRQAVRSLLERYGIAVHEPELTAETTECCGFGGLAAEANAALGKKITEGRALRLGAPPAQGKTAEAAPSGTDLQADAVTYCAMCRDRLAAHGKRTAHLLDILLPAQADAPAIAAAPLPSAQEEPVAGTLPADCCAQGFSAAARHAPSLSARHENRARLREYLLTSCWDEAPAASGPQAALEIRYTAQAAARMEERRILDADVRKVLLHSRDNRWLQDTRSPQGHRLASLRPVVVTYWVEFTRHDENTFTVHNVWSHRMHVRTVNGRTPS, encoded by the coding sequence ATGGAACAGGCCGAACTGCGCCGCTGGGAAGCACGCTGCACACAGGAAGAGCCGCCCCGATGCCGCGCCGCCTGCCCGCTGCACGTGGACGTGAAAGAATTCTGCACCCGCATGGCGGAAGAAAAATATGATCAGGCATGGGCCACACTGTGCCGCACCATGCCCCTGCCCCGGGTGCTCGCCCGCATCTGCGACGGGCCGTGCCGCAGTGCCTGCATTCGCGGACAGGCAGGCGGCAGCATAGAACTGCCGGCGCTGGAACACGTCTGCGCACAGCGGGCAACCCGCCAGCCGCGCATACTGCCCGCCCCTTCCCGCGGCAAAAAAGCCGCCGTGCTCGGATGCGATCTGGCCGGTCTTGCCGCCGCATGGGATATGACCAGAAAAGGCATTGCCGTCACCATATACACGGACACCCCGCCCGCGGATGCGCTGGACGGTCTGCACATTCCCCCCGCTGCCGCAGACAGCATAGACAGCATGCTGCAGCAAGAGCTGGACACCATGCGCAGACTCGGCGCGGAAATACAGGAACACACAGAAATCACTTCCGGTCTGGCAGCCGGCTGTCTGGAAGAGTGCGGAGCCGTATTCATCACGCCCCGCGCCTATGACAGGCTCATGGCAGGCCTGCCGGAACCGGACCCCCTGACGCTGGGCACGGCAACGCACGGCGTGTTTGCAGCACCGCCGCTGCCATGCTCCGTTACGGAGGGGGCTTCCCCCGTAGCCGCCGCGGCACAGGGCAGACGGGCGGCCACCTCTGTGGCCCGGCTGCACGAGGGAGCTTCACTGGTTGCGGGACGCGAACGCGAAGGCGTGTTTGAATCCACGCTGTTCACCAGTCTGGAAAAAGTACAACCCGCTCCGCCCGTGCCCGTACCCGCAGGCGGATACGACGCCACGCAGGCCCGTAACGAAGCAGCCCGCTGCCTGCGCTGTGAATGCATGGAATGTGTCAGGCATTGCGTCTTTCTGCAGGAATACGGCAGCTATCCGAAACAGTACGCCCGTCGCATATACAACAATGAATCCATCGTCATGGGTACGCGGCAGGCCAACACCATGATCAACTCATGCATGCAGTGCGGACTGTGCGCCACCCTGTGCCCCAACGGCTTTGATATGGGCGCGCTGTGTGCAGAGGCCCGGCAAAGCATGGTCCGCCGCGGCAAAATGCCCCCTTCGGCCCACGATTTCGCGCTCCGCGATATGGAATTTGCCAACGGAGAACACTGTACGCTGGCGCGCCACGCTCCGGACACGCAGGCAAGCGGCTGGGTGTTTTTCCCCGGATGCCAGCTTGCTGCTTCGGACCCGGACAGCATTCCCCGTACATGGGAATGGCTGCGGCGGCATCTGCCCCCATCATGCGGTACCGCGCAGAATCAGGGTGTGGGCCTGATGCTGCGCTGCTGCGGTGCTCCTGCACAATGGTCGGGCAGAAACGAACTGACCGCCGGCACCGTGGCCGCCCTGAAACAGGACTGGGAAAACCTCGGCTCTCCCGTCATCATTGCCGCCTGTCCCTCATGCGCCGTCATGCTGCGCAGCCATCTGCCGCAGGCAGACGTGACCGGACTGTGGGAAATCATGGACAGCCTGACTGACAGCCGGCCGGATATTCTGCAGCCGGCAACCGCAGACGGACACCCCGCCGTGGTGCTGCACGACCCATGCGGCACCCGCGAAGACGCCCCCATGCGACAGGCCGTAAGGTCGCTGCTGGAACGCTACGGCATAGCCGTGCACGAACCGGAACTGACCGCGGAAACCACGGAATGCTGCGGTTTCGGCGGTCTGGCGGCAGAGGCCAATGCGGCACTGGGAAAAAAGATAACAGAAGGCAGAGCGCTGCGGCTGGGGGCCCCCCCCGCACAAGGCAAGACAGCGGAAGCAGCCCCCTCCGGCACAGACCTGCAGGCCGATGCCGTGACCTATTGCGCCATGTGCCGCGACAGGCTTGCGGCGCACGGCAAACGCACAGCCCACCTGCTCGACATTCTGCTGCCCGCGCAGGCTGACGCTCCCGCCATCGCCGCAGCCCCCCTGCCTTCCGCGCAGGAAGAGCCCGTCGCCGGAACCCTGCCTGCCGACTGCTGCGCGCAAGGTTTTTCCGCCGCGGCACGGCATGCCCCCTCGCTTTCGGCACGGCATGAAAACAGGGCCAGACTGCGGGAATATCTGCTGACATCCTGCTGGGATGAAGCGCCTGCCGCCTCCGGCCCGCAGGCGGCGCTCGAAATACGCTACACGGCACAGGCCGCCGCACGCATGGAAGAGCGGCGTATTCTGGATGCCGACGTGCGCAAAGTGCTGCTGCATTCCCGCGACAACCGCTGGTTGCAGGATACGCGCAGCCCGCAGGGCCACCGGCTGGCATCGCTGCGGCCCGTTGTGGTCACCTACTGGGTGGAGTTCACCCGGCACGATGAAAACACCTTCACGGTGCACAACGTGTGGAGCCACCGGATGCACGTGCGCACAGTCAACGGGAGAACACCGTCATGA
- a CDS encoding sigma-54-dependent transcriptional regulator, which produces MSDIYSILVIDDEESILRLLERELTTQDRIVHTAQNGREGREKLSRQRYDVVISDIRLPDADGLDLMVELKGIYPDVEFILITGHGNIDNAVEAMRLGAYDYVTKPFHLDRVELVVERAYQRVCLQRENRSFRHSHSSAPPSKMVGNSAEIKQIRYLVGKVAPTDVPVLITGESGVGKDVVAHSIQALSTRSGKPFLVKNCATLQKELMRSELFGHTKGSFTGATDNREGLLAFADTGTLFLDEIGELPPEVQGALLRVLEAKRYRRVGEKSERQVDIRFLFATSRNLLEEVEAGRFNDALFHRINVFNICVAPLRDRKEDIPLLVEHFLGRLGNAMGHNELTVSDKAMQCLQHYDWPGNVRELRNVLERSIILSENGIISERSLPRDLVERAEQSGLESSIFSLEHMEREHITRALAFFNGNRQQASKALGIGRKTLYRKLERYNL; this is translated from the coding sequence GTGTCTGACATCTACAGCATTCTGGTCATCGATGACGAAGAATCCATACTGCGACTGCTCGAACGCGAACTGACCACACAGGACCGCATTGTCCACACCGCCCAGAACGGACGCGAAGGCCGTGAAAAACTGAGCCGCCAGCGTTATGACGTTGTCATTTCCGACATCCGCCTGCCCGACGCCGACGGGCTGGACCTCATGGTCGAGCTGAAAGGCATATATCCCGACGTGGAATTCATTCTTATCACCGGACACGGCAACATAGACAACGCCGTGGAAGCCATGCGTCTGGGCGCCTACGACTATGTGACCAAACCTTTTCATCTGGACAGGGTGGAACTGGTGGTCGAACGGGCCTACCAGCGGGTATGCCTGCAGCGCGAAAACCGCAGCTTCCGCCACTCGCACAGCAGCGCGCCGCCTTCAAAGATGGTCGGTAATTCAGCAGAAATAAAACAGATACGCTATCTGGTCGGCAAAGTCGCTCCCACCGACGTTCCTGTGCTTATCACCGGCGAAAGCGGCGTGGGCAAAGATGTTGTGGCCCATTCCATTCAGGCGCTCAGCACCCGAAGCGGCAAGCCTTTTCTGGTGAAAAACTGCGCCACCCTGCAAAAAGAACTGATGCGCAGCGAACTTTTCGGCCATACCAAAGGCTCGTTCACCGGCGCCACCGACAACCGCGAAGGGCTGCTTGCCTTTGCAGACACCGGCACACTGTTTCTGGACGAAATCGGCGAACTGCCGCCGGAAGTGCAGGGCGCACTGCTGCGGGTACTGGAGGCCAAACGATACCGCCGCGTGGGCGAGAAAAGCGAGAGGCAGGTGGATATCCGCTTTCTTTTCGCCACCAGCCGCAACCTGCTGGAAGAAGTGGAGGCAGGCCGGTTCAATGACGCCCTTTTTCACCGCATCAACGTATTCAACATCTGCGTGGCACCGCTGCGCGACCGCAAAGAAGACATCCCCCTGCTTGTGGAGCATTTTCTGGGCAGACTGGGCAATGCCATGGGTCACAACGAACTGACCGTCAGTGACAAAGCCATGCAGTGCCTGCAGCACTACGACTGGCCCGGCAACGTGCGCGAGCTGCGCAACGTGCTGGAGCGCAGTATAATTCTTTCAGAAAACGGCATCATTTCAGAACGTTCACTGCCGCGCGATCTTGTGGAACGGGCTGAACAGAGCGGGCTGGAAAGCAGCATCTTTTCGCTGGAACACATGGAGCGTGAACATATCACCCGCGCTCTGGCCTTTTTTAACGGAAACAGACAGCAGGCATCCAAGGCGCTGGGCATAGGACGCAAAACCCTGTACCGCAAGCTGGAGCGTTACAATTTGTAA